One Castanea sativa cultivar Marrone di Chiusa Pesio chromosome 4, ASM4071231v1 DNA window includes the following coding sequences:
- the LOC142631224 gene encoding uncharacterized protein LOC142631224, translated as MGLKKLFEGSDSENDDVSKISNIEVDEQYAKRYEHNKKREALERLHELEKKGLIQSSSDSSVSESDDDDFINSSKRDREFFDALIKVKKQDPMIMNEDVKFFESEESEDDDDDDKNNNYKKKKAMYLKDVVAKQLIEEGPEFEEEDGEMEKKKSYEEEQEEIRRDFLKAAEAAEKEEVGEEQLLRMKENGDQDEEEEESGEFVRKLDEYFGGDEEVEDEGNKFLKEFFRNRMWMDKEGKSREVGEEELEHISEDEREIERQEEYEYRFQENAGDRVMGHSRKVEGSVRKKANARKDQRMSKKERMEAARVEREEELKHLKNLKKEEMDEKVRMIMRTAGIREDEIVALSRKELEEEFDPEEYDRIMEKAFGEEYYANDDMDSEFGSGGDEDEDEGEIEKPNFEEEDDFLGLPKGLDVCGSGDGFWSVREKVLKSKAENANENVQEGEEEEEEEEEEEEEEEKEKVEEGKRKRKRMHKSIALLEKAKEAMMDEYYKLDYEDTIGDLKTRFKYAKIKPNRFGLSPAELLLMNEKELNQYVSLKKIVPYREEWKLNEQKRYQLKMRTKELLRGGQVDDQKVGEKKRSKGKAEKSTSSTNTMETGKVKSVGSNGDMSNSSKKAKRKRRQAELKLSHSRLVAYGKIPSKSKSKAKH; from the coding sequence ATGGGTCTGAAAAAACTGTTTGAAGGCAGTGACTCTGAAAATGACGATGTATCAAAGATATCGAATATTGAGGTTGACGAGCAGTATGCCAAGAGGTATGAGCACAACAAGAAGCGTGAGGCCCTTGAGCGCCTCCATGAGCTTGAGAAGAAAGGCCTCATCCAATCCTCCTCCGACTCGTCTGTCTCCGAATCTGACGACGATGATTTTATCAATTCCagcaagagagatagagaattCTTTGATGCGCTGATCAAGGTCAAGAAGCAAGACCCTATGATCATGAATGAAGACGTCAAGTTCTTCGAATCTGAAGAAtcagaagatgatgatgatgatgataagaataataattataaaaaaaagaaggcaatgTATTTGAAAGATGTGGTGGCGAAGCAATTGATAGAGGAGGGTCCGGAGTTTGAAGAAGAGGATGGTGAGatggagaaaaagaagagtTATGAGGAGGAGCAAGAGGAGATAAGGAGAGACTTTTTGAAAGCAGCAGAGGCAGCAGAGAAAGAGGAAGTTGGAGAAGAGCAGTTACTGAGAATGAAGGAGAATGGTGATCAGgatgaggaggaagaggagaGTGGTGAGTTTGTGAGGAAATTGGATGAGTATTTTGGaggtgatgaggaagtggaggaTGAGGGGAACAAGTTCTTAAAGGAGTTTTTTCGGAATAGGATGTGGATGGATAAGGAAGGAAAGAGTAGGGAGGTCGGGGAGGAGGAGTTGGAGCACATTTCAGAGGACGAGAGGGAGATAGAGAGACAGGAGGAGTATGAGTATAGGTTTCAAGAGAATGCTGGGGATAGGGTGATGGGGCATTCAAGGAAGGTAGAGGGGTCAGTCAGGAAGAAGGCGAATGCAAGAAAGGACCAGAGGATGAGTAAGAAGGAGAGGATGGAGGCAGCAAGGGTAGAAAGGGAGGAAGAGTTGAAGCATTTGAAGAATTTAAAGAAGGAAGAGATGGATGAGAAGGTGAGGATGATAATGAGGACAGCAGGGATTAGGGAGGATGAGATTGTGGCCTTGAGTAGGAAGGAGTTGGAGGAGGAGTTTGATCCGGAGGAGTATGATAGGATCATGGAGAAGGCATTTGGGGAGGAGTATTATGCAAATGACGACATGGACTCGGAGTTTGGGAGTGGTGGGGATGAGGATGAAGATGAGGGTGAGATTGAAAAGCCAAATTTTGAGGAGGAGGATGATTTTCTTGGGCTTCCAAAAGGTTTGGATGTGTGTGGGTctggtgatgggttttggtcTGTGAGGGAAAAGGTTTTGAAGAGCAAGGCAGAGAATGCTAATGAAAATGTccaagaaggagaagaagaagaagaagaagaagaagaagaggaggaggaggaggagaaagagaaagttgAGGAAGGTAAGCGGAAGAGGAAGAGGATGCATAAAAGCATTGCTCTTTTGGAGAAAGCTAAAGAGGCAATGATGGATGAGTATTATAAGTTGGATTATGAGGATACAATTGGAGACTTAAAGACAAGGTTCAAGTATGCGAAAATAAAACCCAATAGATTTGGATTGAGTCCAGCAGAGTTGTTGTTGATGAATGAGAAGGAGTTAAATCAGTATGTTTCTTTGAAAAAGATTGTTCCTTATAGGGAGGAGTGGAAGTTAAATGAGCAAAAGAGATACCAACTAAAAATGAGGACTAAAGAACTTCTCCGAGGTGGGCAAGTGGATGACCAGAAGGTTGGGGAGAAGAAGAGGTCAAAGGGTAAAGCAGAAAAATCAACTTCATCAACGAATACCATGGAAACTGGGAAAGTAAAATCTGTGGGATCAAATGGTGATATGAGCAATTCATCCAAGAAAGCTAAGAGAAAACGACGGCAAGCTGAACTTAAACTATCGCACTCAAGGCTTGTTGCATATGGAAAGATACCTTCTAAATctaaaagcaaagcaaagcactGA